The genomic window AAAAAAAATAGAATTGTTGATTACACGTTATGTAAGTTAATGTTTAAACTCTTATTTTTGCAAAATGAATAAAAACACACTTTTACTACTTTTCACATTGCTACCATTTTTTAGCATCTATTCTCAGGGTTTTAAATATGATGGTCAAGTAGTCGGCTTGAATGATTCCACTTGTATGCTAGCGTACTATTATGGCGATAAACAATATGCTAAGGATACTGCTGAAATTGATGATAATGGCAAATTTGTTTTTGAAGGTGAGGAAGCCTTAGACCACGGTATGTACATGGTCGTTCTTCCTGATGGCAACTACTTTGAAATGGTAATTACTGAAGATGAATTTTCTTTTTCAACTTCGATAGATAATCTAATAGGTAATATGAAATTTACCAACTCCATTGAAAATGAAAAATTCTATGGATATATGCAGTTTATATCTGAAAAACAAAGTGCCTTAAAAGATCTACAGGATAAAAAAGAATCAGCAACGGAAAATGAGAAGAAAAGCATTGACACTCAAATTGAATCAATGAGTTCAATTGTAATGGACTTTCAAGAAAACTTTACTAAAGAAAATCCAGATATATTATTTTCAAAAATATTACTCGCAAGTAAAGAAATTGACATTCCAGAACCTCCAGTTAATAGTGATGGTAGTATTGATAGTACCTATCAGTTTAATTACTATAAATCACACTTTTTTGACAATCTCGATTTTTCGGATGACAGAATGTTAAGAACACCTGTATTTCATAGTAAAATCAATACATATTTGGAAAATCTAACAGCTAAAATGCCCGATTCTTTAATTGTTTCTTGTGACTACTTGATTAGCAAGTCAAAAGCAAACCCTAAAGTGTTTAGGTATTTAGTTTCTTACCTTACCTCTAAGTACGAGCGATCTAAAATTATGGGACTTGAAAAGGTCTTTGTTCATCTAGTAAAAAAACATTATGCCACCAATGAAGTGGATTGGATTGATGAAGCCCAAATGTTTAAAATAGTCGATAGAGCTGAAACTATTGAGCCGCTTATGATAGGCTCTAAGGCTCCTAATTTAGTGCTAAGAGACTCCTCTGAGGTGATTCATAATATGTACCAGTTTCCAACGGATTTAACTATGATCATTTTTTATGATCCAGACTGTGGACATTGTAAAA from Flavobacteriales bacterium includes these protein-coding regions:
- a CDS encoding DUF5106 domain-containing protein, yielding MNKNTLLLLFTLLPFFSIYSQGFKYDGQVVGLNDSTCMLAYYYGDKQYAKDTAEIDDNGKFVFEGEEALDHGMYMVVLPDGNYFEMVITEDEFSFSTSIDNLIGNMKFTNSIENEKFYGYMQFISEKQSALKDLQDKKESATENEKKSIDTQIESMSSIVMDFQENFTKENPDILFSKILLASKEIDIPEPPVNSDGSIDSTYQFNYYKSHFFDNLDFSDDRMLRTPVFHSKINTYLENLTAKMPDSLIVSCDYLISKSKANPKVFRYLVSYLTSKYERSKIMGLEKVFVHLVKKHYATNEVDWIDEAQMFKIVDRAETIEPLMIGSKAPNLVLRDSSEVIHNMYQFPTDLTMIIFYDPDCGHCKKEIPVIKQNYDEWLEDGISISVMAVCVELDREKWVDFIDTYDIGDWINVAEFRTFVDGEYNRDNDPYVTPFPYIKQLYDINGTPKVYLLDKDKNILVNAIKGNIGVEQLSELIINESKK